DNA from Colletotrichum higginsianum IMI 349063 chromosome 7 map unlocalized unitig_7, whole genome shotgun sequence:
GCGTCAAGGTCCCTGTCGGCCTTGCGCTGCTTGTCCGACCTCAGGTCGATGTTGCCGATGAAGTTGGGGTCCAGCGCGATCATCTCCGGCTGCAGCTTATTCAGCAGGCCCttgacctcggcctcctgtCTCTGCTTGGCCGTCTCGAAGGGGTTgacctcgagggcgtcgaagTTGGCCTCTCCGGCACCGGGGACGATGATGGACGAGAATCCTTCATCGTGGCCCATGCCCAGAACATCCTCAAAGGGGCACCATCGCACTCGCTCGATGCgcttgccctcgccgccccaCGCCATGTACGGGCTCTGCACCTTTTGCTGGACAGGCTCGTTCTTCAGGAAGAGGTCCTTCCAGACGCTCGTCTGCGTGCCCCATCCGACAGCCGTCAGACCCGAGTCGGAAATAGCCACTGAAGATGCGGGTTGTCTTGTGAAGTACTGGTTCACCTCCTTGAACATTCTGATATCCCAGACCGCCATCTTGCAGTCTTGACCGGTCGAGACCATGTACCGGCCCTCCCGGTCAACGGCTAATGACCTCACGGGTCCTCTGTGGGCCAGCAACTTGACGAGCGGGTCGGTCTGGTTCGGCGACCAGAGCGTTACTGTGCCGTTCTGATGTCCGACGTGGAAGACGGCGTTCCACGGGTTTTGGGTCATGGCTGTCGGAGGGCCAAGTTTGGTGGGCATCTCGGAGACGATGTCGCCGGTCGAAACGTCCTGGTACTTAAGGAAACCAGTCGATGCCTGCGTTCGTTAGAAGAGCCGATTTTGAGTGCGTGAAATCGGGGGGTACTTACCACCGTGCCCAAGAGGAAGTGGTAGGGGAGGAACTCCATGTGCGTAACCTCCATGTGTTTCCTCAAGCAGTGGATCTCCACACCGTTGTGGTCGTAAATGTAGACATACTTCTTCTGCGCAACAGCGAAGAATTGGTTGTTGTGCAGCCACCTCGCGTCCCTGATCGTCTCGCCCACCTGAATCTCGCACCCCAGCCTGCCTTCCCTCCAGTCGAACGTCGCCAGATGACCCTTGCGTCCCGCGAGCAGGAGTTCTCTGCCGTTGCGGGTGTACTCGCCAACGTACGGGCCAAGCTCCTCCAGCTTCAGCTCGAAACGCTTCTGCGCCGTcgtgacggcgacgctctCGGTGATCTCATCTTGGCGGACCTTGTAGGTCCTCTCGAGTTCCGTTTCGGGTTCGAGGAAGCCGCCCGAGTTCTCGAGCAGGATCTC
Protein-coding regions in this window:
- a CDS encoding BING4CT domain-containing protein; translation: MEVDTPQTQTISRNNTHSNGAVQVKRHTDLLPREEREKIRKLKEANKSYGRGKNINIKSIRDKKLRTNLSRLESKYRDATIKARDAEILLENSGGFLEPETELERTYKVRQDEITESVAVTTAQKRFELKLEELGPYVGEYTRNGRELLLAGRKGHLATFDWREGRLGCEIQVGETIRDARWLHNNQFFAVAQKKYVYIYDHNGVEIHCLRKHMEVTHMEFLPYHFLLGTVASTGFLKYQDVSTGDIVSEMPTKLGPPTAMTQNPWNAVFHVGHQNGTVTLWSPNQTDPLVKLLAHRGPVRSLAVDREGRYMVSTGQDCKMAVWDIRMFKEVNQYFTRQPASSVAISDSGLTAVGWGTQTSVWKDLFLKNEPVQQKVQSPYMAWGGEGKRIERVRWCPFEDVLGMGHDEGFSSIIVPGAGEANFDALEVNPFETAKQRQEAEVKGLLNKLQPEMIALDPNFIGNIDLRSDKQRKADRDLDAKPLSIEEEIKKRARGKNGALKKYLRKQRKKNIIDEKRMKVDEIWEKQQKEREKKNEVEADLGPALSRFARKE